One Phalacrocorax carbo chromosome 34, bPhaCar2.1, whole genome shotgun sequence DNA window includes the following coding sequences:
- the SPAG7 gene encoding sperm-associated antigen 7: MAELDLLGSILSSMERPPAAADGEARRRAREQAARVKKLQEQEKRQKVEFRKRMEQEVSQFIQATGEPRRRFQPMSKIERSILHDVAEVAGLTSFSFGDDEDSRYVMVFKKEFAPSDEELEAYRRGEEWDPARAGERRRLHGAGLAGGAWELAAQQEEEELQRGPAPPGPPNDYKDKYRHLIGSEAAKAAARTMEANKAYGCVRGAPPPNGGEPRIKEEPPSEGGEVPPPSLFCTCSASPRPLRHVTAAPRPLQLGSWRPRPQADP, encoded by the exons ATGGCGGAGCTGGACCTGCTGGGCTCCATCCTCAGCTCCATGGAGAGGCCGCCCGCGGCCGCCGACGGCGAGGCGCGGCGCCGGGCCAGGG aacaAGCCGCCCGGGTGaagaagctgcaggagcaggagaaGCGCCAGAAGGTCGAGTTCCGCAAGAGG atggAGCAGGAGGTGTCCCAGTTCATCCAGGCCACGGGGGAGCCGCGGCGGCGCTTCCAGCCCATGAGCAAGATCGAAAGGAGCATCTT GCACGACGTGGCGGAGGTGGCCGGACTGACGTCGTTCTCCTTCGGGGACGACGAGGACAGTCGTTACGTCATGGTCTTCAAaaag GAATTCGCGCCCTCGGACGAGGAGCTGGAGGCGTACCGGCGGGGGGAGGAGTGGGACCCCGCCCGGGCGGGGGAGCGCCGCCGCCTCCATGGGGCGGGGCTGGCGGGCGGGgcgtgg gagctggcagcccagcaggaggaggaggagcttcagcgtggccccgcccctcccggcccccccaATGATTACAAGGACAAATACCGGCACCTGATTGGCTCCGAGGCCGCCAAGGCCGCCGCCCGCACCATGGAGGCCAATAAGGCTTACGGCTGCG tgagGGGGGCCCCTCCCCCCAATGGAGGGGAGCCCCGAATTAAAGAGGAACCCCCGAGCGAAGGGGGGGAGGTGCCGCCTCCGTCGCTGTTCTGCACGTGTAGTGcctcgccccgccccctccgccACGTcaccgccgcgccccgccccctccAGCTTGGCAGCTGGAGGCCCCGCCCCCAGGCCGACCCCTAA
- the LOC135310345 gene encoding LOW QUALITY PROTEIN: calmodulin-binding transcription activator 1-like (The sequence of the model RefSeq protein was modified relative to this genomic sequence to represent the inferred CDS: inserted 2 bases in 1 codon), whose translation MSGKEPTEVSDRSHLKVFLPRKLVECLPKCPVLPKEQLRWNTNEEIASYLITFEKHDEWLSCSPKTRPQNGSVILYNRKKVKYRKDGYCWKKRKDGKTTREDHMKLKVQGVECLYGCYVHSSIVPTFHRRCYWLLQNPDIVLVHYLNVPAAEECGRPCGPPLCAGGPPLCAAAADPREWLKWSQEELVAQLRPMFHGLKWGCGNGGGTPGGLSLEQLVQHVLESHQARPPPRTHACLCAGGLGTPGHKCGSTKHRIISPKVERGGGGGAAAPEPPKAAPSSPDTTQPSPGLGGAPPDPPXPPAFPPTLPLLVVTNLGGAAPGGPENPLGLTPSQHLVTPESACPTALPHGAVGLPHGAPPAAFDPDCFLNSPRRGQTYGCEAEAPPGAPPPAPPKLGVEEEEEEEEGEEGVAVTPSQPPFALPFPDLLPGDVGVPPTPQGPPATPRTPPSPPAAEPPVAITDFSPEWSYPEGGVKVLITGPWGAGAYSCLFDRVSVPAALVQPGVLRCYCPPHEAGVAALRVACPPRLLSAAAPFEYRARGGAGGPPGTQLDWLALDEAQFRLSILERLEQLETRLGALPPPRGNPPDTPPEQGPASSFEARVVAVCEAMMARPGWPGTASGTSGTSSGTSASGKSASGTALPHGATFRGMTLLHLAAAQGYAGLVEALRRWRALAADSLELEQEVDPLNVDHFSCTPLMWACALGHREAAERLCRWDRRALAVPDTLGRLPLGLARARGHLGLVTRLEELQPQPAPASPRPPPAGPRPPSPLSASPDTGLSTASSPSSPSGLSEGPGSVPLPPAPPGPPEDEGWGPPLPPSPPDADDALTPPTDALQADVVTLARQIIEATPERIKQEAPGGPPGRAATSAMTSAGAAVTSAATSAGLGAAMAWLATYLESVDRPPAPPPRAEAPCRGSPGVPEKPPPPPPPPSAAGWAEFLNASGGARGEGAVALLTLSDQEQHELYEAARLVQGAFRKYRGRRLKEQQELAAAVIQRCYRKYKQLTWIALKFALYQRMTRAAILIQSKFRSYAEQKRFQRRRRAALLIQQRFRSLREHRRLQPPPRPAAGPAAAPPARRRGTFLTLRQDQAARRIMRFLRRCRHRMEELKQSKEVDSLQKRGLAS comes from the exons ATGAGCGGCAAGGAGCCCACCGAGGTCTCTG ACAGGAGCCACCTGAAGGTTTTCCTGCCCCGGAAGCTGGTGGAGTGTCTGCCCAAATGCCCCGTCCTGCCCAAGGAGCAGCTGCGCTGGAACACCAACGAg gaGATCGCCTCCTACCTGATCACCTTCGAGAAACATGACGAGTGGCTCTCCTGCTCCCCCAAGACCAG GCCACAGAACGGCTCCGTCATCCTCTACAACCGGAAGAAGGTGAAATACCGCAAGGACGGTTACTGCTGGAAGAAGCGCAAGGACGGCAAGACCACCCGCGAGGACCACATGAAGCTGAAGGTGCAGGGGGTGGAG TGCCTCTACGGCTGCTACGTCCACTCCTCCATCGTCCCCACCTTCCACCGCCGCTGCTACTGGCTGCTGCAG AACCCCGACATCGTCCTGGTGCATTACCTGAACGTGCCGGCGGCGGAGGAGTGCGGCCGCCCCTGCGGCCCCCCGCTTTGCGCCGGGGGCCCCCCGCTttgcgccgccgccgccgaccccCGCGAGTGGCTCAAGTGGTCGCAGGAGGAGCTCGTCGCCCAGCTCCGCCCCATGT ttcaCGGGCTGAAGTGGGGGTGCGGGAAcgggggggggaccccgggcGGGCTCTCGCTGGAGCAGCTGGTGCAGCACGTCCTGGAGAGTCACCAAGcgcggccgcccccccgcaCCCACGCCTGCCTCTGCGCCGGGGGGCTGG gcACGCCGGGTCACAAGTGCGGCAGCACCAAACACCGCATCATCTCCCCCAAAGTggagcgggggggcggggggggggcggcggcccccgagccccccaaagccgccccctcctcccccgacaccacccagccctcccccggcctggggggggccccccccgacccgcc cccccccgcctttccCCCCACTCTCCCCCTTTTAGTAGTGACTAATTtagggggggcggccccggggggtcCCGAAAACCCCCTGGGTCTGACCCCCAGCCAACACCTGGTGACCCCCGAGAGCGCCTGCCCCACAGCGCTGCCCCATGGcgctgtggggctgccccatggcgcgccccccgccgccttCGACCCCGACTGTTTCCTCAACAGCCCCCGCCGGGGGCAAACCTACGGCTGCGAGGCCGAAGCCCCCCCCGGGgcgccccccccggcacccccaaaATTAGGggttgaggaggaggaggaggaagaggagggtgaggagggggtGGCGGTGACCCCCTCGCAGCCCCCCTTCGCCCTCCCCTTCCCCGACCTGCTCCCAGGCGACGTcggggtcccccccaccccgcagggg ccccccgccaccccccgcacccccccttccccccccgccgccgAACCCCCCGTCGCCATCACCGATTTCTCCCCGGAATGGTCGTACCCCGAG GGTGGGGTGAAGGTGCTGATCACGGGGCCGTGGGGTGCCGGCGCCTACAGCTGCCTCTTCGACCGGGTGTCGGTACCGGCCGCCCTGGTCCAACCGGGCGTCCTGCGCTGCTACTGCCCCC CTCACGAGGCGGGCGTGGCCGCCCTGCGCGTGGCCTGTCCCCCCCGGCTGCTCTCGGCCGCGGCGCCCTTCGAGTaccgggcgcgggggggggcggggggccccCCCGGAACGCAGCTGGACTGGCTGGCGCTTGACG agGCCCAGTTCCGTCTGTCCATCCTGGAGcggctggagcagctggagacGCGGCTGGgcgccctcccccccccgcgggGGAACCCCCCGGACACGCCCCCCgagcag GGGCCGGCGTCCTCCTTCGAGGCGCGGGTGGTGGCCGTCTGCGAGGCCATGATGGCGCGGCCGGGCTGGCCGGGGACGGCGTCGGGGACCTCGGGGACATCGTCGGGGACGTCGGCGTCGGGGAAGTCGGCGTCGGGGACGGCGCTGCCCCACGGGGCCACCTTCCGCGGGATGACGCTGCTGCACCTGGCGGCCGCCCAGGGCTACGCCGGGCTGGTGGAGGCCCTGCGGCGCTGGCG GGCGCTGGCTGCCGACAGCctggagctggagcaggaggtcGACCCCCTCAACGTGGACCATTTCTCCTGCACCCCCCTG ATGTGGGCGTGCGCCCTGGGTCACCGGGAGGCGGCGGAGCGGCTGTGCCGCTGGGACCGCCGGGCGCTGGCCGTCCCCGACACCCTGGGGCGGCTCCCGCTGGGCCTGGCCCGCGCCCGCGGCCACCTGGGCCTCGTCACCCgcctggaggagctgcagccGCAGCcggcccccgcctccccccgcccgccccccgccggcccgcgcccgccctccccgctctccgCCAGCCCCGACACAG ggctgagcaccgccagcagcccctcctccccctcgGGGCTCTCGGAAGGTCCCGGCTCcgtcccgctgccccccgccccccccggcccccccgagGACGAGGGCTGggggccgcccctcccccccagcccccccgacGCCGACGACGCCCTGACCCCGCCCACCGACGCCCTGCAG GCGGACGTGGTGACGCTGGCCCGGCAGATCATCGAGGCCACGCCCGAGCGCATCAAACAGGAGGCGCCGGGGGGGCCCCCCGGGAGAGCGGCGACGTCAGCGATGACGTCAGCGGGGGCAGCCGTGACGTCAGCGGCGACGTCAGCGGGGCTGGGCGCGGCCATGGCCTGGCTGGCCACCTACCTGGAGAGCGTCGaccgcccccccgcgcccccccccag AGCGGAGGCGCCGTGTCGGGGTTCGCCGGGGGTCCCCGAaaagccgccgccgccgccccccccgccttCGGCGGCCGGCTGGGCCGAGTTCCTCAACGCctcggggggggcgcggggggagggCGCCGTCGCCCTCCTCACCCTCTCCGACCAGGAGCAGCACGAGCTCTACGAGGCCGCCCGCCTCGTCCAGGGCGCCTTCCGCAAGTACCGG ggTCGGCGGctgaaggagcagcaggagctggcggCCGCCGTCATCCAGCGCTGCTACCGCAAGTATAAGCAG ctCACCTGGATTGCTCTGAAG TTCGCGCTCTACCAGCGGATGACGCGCGCCGCCATCCTCATCCAGAGCAAGTTCCGCAGCTACGCGGAGCAGAAGCGCTtccagcggcggcggcgcgcggcgCTCCTCATCCAGCAGCGCTTCCGCAGCCTCCGCGAGCACCGGCGCCtgcagccgccgccgcgccccgccgccgggcccgccgccgccccgcccgcgcGCCGCCG cggCACCTTCCTGACCCTGCGGCAGGACCAGGCGGCCCGGAGGATCATGCGGTTCCTGCGGCGCTGCCGCCACCG gatggaggagctgaagcagagcaAGGAGGTGGACAGTTTACAGAAGCGGGGCCTGGCCTCGTga